One Bombus pyrosoma isolate SC7728 linkage group LG11, ASM1482585v1, whole genome shotgun sequence DNA segment encodes these proteins:
- the LOC122572727 gene encoding SHC-transforming protein 1: protein MATGGSSFISKPARGWLHPDHLVSKEGITYTVKYIGCLEVYTSMKSLDFETRSCVAKECINRVCEAAGLKSADKKRRVDRKVLRAIADKPRMEHTGATINLTISSCSLALTNIETGYTIAKHEMPRISFASGGDTEILDFVAYVAKNMQEWRACYVLECGGGLAQDVISTIGQAFELRFKEFLTKPASLHPMLNGMREADRDYYNDLPGKVPPDIGPPPVPPLPISASTLPNLKHHHSTQNHVSRSNVQNSALHDTFSINSDRHHQQWAESDNLIDLNSDGTSTNFNIPPEHNYVNDSVIAATRESHRDQTSLFDVFDMQPFSSAISDLNRLSPHSQKQQLKQEIWFHGSVSRAEAESMLTRDGDFLVRESQGSPGQYVLTGMNNGTPKHLLLIDPEGVVRTKDRVFDSVSHLVNHHCDNVLPIISADSVLVLRYPIPRRTNN, encoded by the exons ATGGCAACTGGAGGTAGTAGTTTTATAAGTAAACCAGCCAGAGGATGGTTACACCCTGATCATTTAGTGAGCAAAGAAGGAATTACCTATACTGTTAAA TATATAGGATGTCTTGAAGTATACACATCTATGAAAAGCTTAGATTTTGAAACAAGATCATGCGTTGCCAA agaatGTATAAACAGAGTTTGTGAAGCAGCTGGTTTAAAATCTGCagataaaaagagaagg gTGGATAGGAAAGTGTTAAGAGCAATAGCAGATAAACCTCGCATGGAACATACAGGTGctacaataaatttaactaTTAGTAGCTGCAGCTTAGCTTTGACTAACATAGAGACTGGATATACTATTGCCAAACATGAAATGCCACGTATATCTTTTGCTTCAGGTGGAGATACG gaaatattaGATTTTGTAGCATATGTTGCTAAAAATATGCAAGAATGGCGTGCTTGTTATGTATTAGAGTGTGGAGGAGGACTTGCACAAGATGTCATATCTACTATTGGACAAGCTTTTGAATTACgatttaaagaatttcttacaaaaccAGCTTCATTACA cCCTATGTTAAATGGCATGCGAGAAGCAGACAGAGATTATTATAATGATCTACCAGGGAAAGTACCACCTGATATTGGGCCCCCACCAGTTCCACCATTACCAATTTCAGCATCAACACTACCTAATTTAAAACATCACCATTCTACTCAAAATCATGTGTCACGTAGCAATGTACAAAACTCTGCTTTACATGAcacattttccataaattctGATAGACATCATCAACAATGGGCAG AAAGTGATAACTTAATTGACTTGAATTCTGATGGAACAtcaacaaatttcaatattcctCCTGAACATAACTATGTAAATGACAGTGTCATAGCAGCTACAAGAGAAAGCCATCGTGACCAAACATCACTTTTCGATGTGTTTGATATGC agcCATTTAGTTCTGCGATATCAGATTTGAATAGATTAAGTCCCCATTCTCAAAAGCAACAATTAAAACAAGAGATATGGTTCCATGGTAGTGTTAGTCGTGCTGAAGCAGAATCAATGTTAACGAGG GATGGTGACTTTTTGGTTCGAGAATCTCAAGGCTCGCCTGGACAATATGTCCTTACTGGTATGAACAATGGTACTCCAAAACATTTACTGTTAATTGATCCGGAAGGCGTA GTTCGCACAAAAGACCGCGTTTTCGATAGCGTTAGCCATTTAGTAAATCATCATTGTGACAATGTATTACCAATTATATCAGCAGACAGTGTTTTAGTACTTCGGTATCCAATTCCCAGACGTacaaataattga